TTCGTTTGGGTCCTGAAAACAGCTCTCAGTGATTTTCTGATATTCAAAAAACTGGAAAATTCGATCAAAATTCGACGAGAATTTAGACAAATACACTCGGTCAAATTTATAAATTGGAGGCAAAATTCAAGTGAACCAACTATTTGGTAACAGCTCGAATTCTATCAAAAACCGACCGTATTTCCGTATTTCGTTTGTGATCGAAAACCGCTCAAATTCCATCAAAAACTGTTTAGTTTTATAGAATTACAGTGAatttcaagaaaaacaaaaaagtttaactttgtaaaatcgataactaattcatctgaaaCCAATTTTACTAGTCTTTTTATATGAtactatatcttttaaaaatacatgaactcataaaatagttatcgtaacatgcaagattgtgtaaGTATGTTGCAAGCagattaatttataattaaCTCATTATACCTTCAAAATTAGTGagatcacttttattagtttacttatactatgctttatgtagaaaaaaataataatacacatgaaaaaattaattacagtgctatttcttaacatgttcactttattcTTGTGCactttataaaaatcatagagaaattaataaaactctaaataaaatgaaataaattttaaagatcctcttatgATACGTTATACATAGGAAAAATATGTcttttgcatgttaaacttttccataatatgatgggccaaatcatcatgtttatACGATTCATtctagtatttttcttttttttttcaaactttcttcatataaaatatgatgtaaacgatattatttttattttttcacagGAAGTCTTAGAATTTtctatagtatttttagaattttttgtgattttatatttttaattaaaatttagaaACCGGTCGAATTTAGAATTCGGTGTGGACTGAATTGACCAATTTTATGAatatcgagcggtttttgaagATTTTTCGAACCATAATTGCGCATCAAAATTTAGTAGTGGTGTAAATGATACTTGAtttagggtgtgattggttgtttgTATACCAGTAATCTGGTCCAGCAGATGCATATAATTTTAGATAAAAGTGTGTTTGGTTACCTGTATATACTATTATAGTTTAGTCCAGCGAATGCAAATGTACACCCGTAGTTTAACCCGATAGATATATGCTACTGCATCCGTTCATACAGGTGAGCTCACTTGTCAGTGCCACGAATTATTTTCATACGAGTAAttaatcacaatctcaactcttataTCTACTCATATGACCTCGAATTCGATCAACCAAATACAAACTCGACTCAGCCTGTCTAGACAGATACAATTATCTAAACACTTCTCTTTTTAGTAAATATGACTTCGCTTAACCTGCTCTTTTTCAGCTTGTATAAAcaatttatgcaaataaaacatATGTGAGCAACCAATGGAACCCTTAGCAGCTTTCAAATCTGCACAACCTTCTTGGTGTTAATTAGGAAGCGTTTTGTTTCTGCAAGGAAGGTGCAACCTGTACTAATCAGCCTTCCCCTTTCTCCCGAGCAAATGATTGATAAGTCCAAAGACGACGGAGTCCTTGAGGAATCCTTAACGGCATCATCCTTTTTCTgttcccctctctctcacacacccTCTACATTTCCGGAGGAGCGAACCAAACAGCCAGCCAGATGGGCGGCACCTTTACAGCGGCGCCCGCCCTTGTGGCGCCGCTCTTCGTCTTGCTTGGCCTCTTGGGAGCGGCAATTGCCAATGTAATCGGCCGTCAAGAACCGATCGgttctctcctttctccctcgaTTCTAAGGTTATCTCTGCATGGATTTCAGCCTTGTCGTTTGCTGAGTTCAGGTGGGCGACTCCTGCTCGACGGGCGCGGACTGCGGCGCGGGGCAGTGGTGCTTCAACTGTGAGCCGGAGCTCTCCGGCTCCCACTGCGTCCGCTCCGCCGCCACCAACACCTTCCAGTTCATTGTAAGATTTCGCCTCTCTGGTTCCGTTCGCTTTTCTGTTTCTTTGTTGCGTCCGAACTCTGAAGAGGGACGAGGAGCAGTAGTCTTGTTTGTGTTTTTGGTTTAGGATTCAGAGTTCATGTAACGATTTATTGGCTGCTCAGATCTGTTCTGGAGCCAAGGAGGCCGAGAGATGAACATTTTAGAAGGAATGTAGTTTGCTGCTTACCAAATATACCAACCACAACCAGCAAAAACTCTGATGCCCTTAAGCCAGGGCGTTCTTGTTCAACTAATGGTGAGAACACGATGAAAAATACCGTCAGGATATTAGCGTAACTCTGTACTTCAAGTGTTTCTGCGAGTCTACTGGTTACCAACTCTTGCTGTTTTCCTCTGTTCGAACGTTGCGAAGACCGGACTACACATAGGCAAACGTTTCTGCGGAGTTTCTCATAAGAAACTGACTGAAATTCACAGAATTCTCCGTTAATGCGGTTTTGGATCCAGTTGTTAAGGACATCATGAGCGAAACTACTTCTGTGCGTACTACTGATGTTGCATCCTGAATGGATTTTGCTTATGATTTGGTCCCCAGAACAACTCCTTGCCATTCAACAAGTATGCCTACCTGACGACGCACAATTCCTACGCAATAGTCGGGGAGCCTTCGCACACCGGAATCCCACGCATCACCTTTGACAACCAGGAGGATACAGTCACTGATCAATTAAATGTACCTTCTGATCCTTCCGTTATTGTACTTACACACTTCGCCAATTATTCCCATGCTAATCACAGTAGCAATGATCTGCAGAATGGTGTTCGCGCGCTGATGCTCGACACATATGACTTCAAAGGAGATGTATGGTTATGCCATTCAAGTGGAGGAAAGTGCAATGATTTCACTGCATTTGTGAGTATGCTGAACATACCTGACTCCTGTAAAATCTCAACTGAAGAAGTTTCCGAGTACAGTGTATTAGAGTACTTTGGATCATTGTAGGAACTGGCACTGGACACATTCAAGGAAATTGAGGCATTTCTTTCAGCCAATCCATCTGAAATCGTCACTATAATCCTGGAAGACTATGTTCACACGCCGAATGGACTAACAAATGTGTTCAACGCCTCTGGCCTGTTGAAGTACTGGTTCCCAGTGTCAAAAATGCCACAGAATGGTCAGGACTGGCCTCTTATCAGCGACATGGTTGCAAGCAACCAACGCCTCCTGGTGTTCACCTCCATCAGCTCAAAGCAGAGGACTGAAGGAATTGCTTACCAGTGGAACTTCATGGTTGAGAACAATTGTGAGGCAACCAATATCCCAATATTGTGAATTGCAGTTAATCGCGCTTGTATATTTGACATATCTTATTTGATCTCAGATGGTGATGATGGAATGGATGCCGGGAAGTGCTCGAACCGTGCTGAATCTGCGCCTCTCAACGACAAGACCAAATCGCTGGTCCTCACGAACTACTTCCCATCGGTCCCTGTGAAGCTGACAGCGTGTCTGCAGCATTCCCAGAGTCTTATTGATATGGTGAATACATGCTATGGTGCAGCGGGGAATCGATGGGCTAATTTTCTCGCTATCGATTACTACAAGGTAATGAGCATATGAAGGTCAATAGAGCTTTAACTGACAATCTTTTGATTAGCATTTTCAGGAATCCTAAAGCAGCTCAAAATCCCACTTTATTTAAAATCTATGAAAAGTTTATGTCTGATTTTGTATGGAAGCACTGTCCAGTTCAGCTCCAGCATGTTCAGATGTACTACAGGACGAGGCTTATGTTTATTTTGAACTGAATTATTCCAGAGAAGCGATGGAGGTGGCGTGTTCCAGGCCATGGACTTGCTCAACGGTAGGCTGTTGTGCGGGTGTCAGGACGTCAAGGCATGCTCGGTGAGACAAGATGCGCTGCTTCTTCCTTGATGTGGATGTACATGCATTGTTCTTGATCTAGTGATATAGTATCCATGACATGAGTTCACCCATTctttttgtccatttgcagcaagGTTCTGGTGCAGTATGCTCTTCATGAGTCCACAAGAAATACTCTTTTATTGGAATTAATGGtagatacatacatacaatcATACAGAGTACAGACATAAAACAACTTGGCATGATCATGAGGAAGCGTCTTATGCATGAGCTTCTTGCTGTTGTACATCCTCCTTTTGTGGTTGTCTGATTTAAGCCTCAACCCTGAACAAAATGTTGCGGTGGTTGTGATGCAGATGATTTTAGACATAAATCAGAACGAGATTACCTGAGACTCAGATTGATGCAACAATACAATTATGAAAGTATCCAAGCCTGTCCCTTGTGGAGTTCTAGGTCGGGTGGAAATGTGGAACAGGTTCAAATGAGACTTGTCGCATCTTTAGTTTTAGGTAACTAGTTCGGAACTTCCTCAAAATTCATGCTCGCGAACATGAATTTCAGATCAAAGATTGGAACAGAAAAAGCTTCGCGTGTCGATTCACTAACGAGAAGAGCAAAGATGCACGAAGTTCTTAGACCACGCAATTGttgcataaagaaaaaaaggctGCTATTACTAAGAGAGCCTGAGGTGAGGAGAAACAAGTGTTGAAGATCCGAGTGTCCCGCTCCTTCCAGATAATCCACGACACCAGGAAATCGAAACGCCTCCAGCACTCGCGGGTTTGGTTAGCACGCCATTCAGGGGCCGGCCCCATTGGATTCCGTTCATGGGCATTCAACTGGATGCCCAGAATTTTCAGCGCAAAACGAATATATGGCATGTGTATTAGACAAAGGAATAGCTACACAAAGTATTGGGCCAAAATATGTACCTCCCATCTTAAAAACAGCCCCTCACATGCCCATTTGCTTCTCCTACACCTCACCAGCCCAATAGCTACACAAAGTATTGGGCCAAAATTTTTAATGACTTATTTTATATAAGCTAAATGTTTAGATGTTTGAAGAGTCACCGAGGAGGGGATGAAGCAACGCCCCACAAATAAGGAGAGACAATTCGATGCGATGGCAAAgaatatccttttatcatctctatgtgttgatgcattcaacCGAATATATTCTCAccaatgctcatgatatttggactaatctcattgaaatatatgaaggcacaaatgacATGcgtaataaaaaatatcatatgctagtcattaagctcaatagcatcaaataacTTGCTCAttaaaatgctaatgacatgtactcacacttaaatattcttatcaataagataaatgggttaggtttgatgccaattggagatgatcaagtagtgaaAAGAATACTCCAAGCTCTACTTCCAAAGTACaaattgatagtctccatcatctatgacaacaacgacattAACAAAATGACTCCACGTGATGAGGCCATGGCttcttcggatacgatcaataccaccaataatcatcaaatcatacaagatccaattacaagagcacgtgcatgacaattataccaccaggtgaactcgttccttgcagTTCgtgttttcttggatggattaccactaaattcttgtgatgttttattgcataggaatgtgggagaagcaccacaatcttaCTCGAACGTCACTCCTTGAAGACCatgtctactcggactcaaggctgaattctggtcatggtcgaagtcaaagtcgagttccaggatagcacgtcagtaaaacaggcataactctctcatacgaaatccgttttaggcaatcttggacattctagaaagcttacaacgagccctttccaatggatatgagcttgaccatatattccttatagtttggttagagtcaaaggaatattATCATGTGTCAtcgttttgaaccctgccgggttttgtaatcatgtcgaagtcggagtccaggttgtgcacgcctctttccatgattgcacaatcctaggtcgacctcctaatgtcctcctatatatatacacagtagctatcatagtttagacttgagtttagtttagattattctgtttaatacactTTCGCCaattatcggtttgttgaaccccaaactcgagtgcttcattggtaattagcaatattcacattgcatctacttgtacttgcttgtgttctcgattcgcttgcaggaaaggccttcttggcaaggtcaatcgtgtcttggcatggttgataaccccggagtagtggtgtagtagttgcgagggttcttgatttgttatgatcggagcctttggatcattaaaGTTGAAACTCTactaatcaacttatcatattaccttcggaaggtCGGGCAAATGCGCAACAAgcggtatcagagcctcggttgcacGTTaagtaatctcagttatcccttttgtttcgttgagttcctttacccagagtccagaaaattaccccacaaaaaaaggatttagatcttagttttccattgtccaaaccactttattcctattggggatgatctcctgtACCCCTTCAGATGGCAAGTCGAAGTCTACCAGTGGCTGATCACTTATGGATGTTGCAGTTGTGTTTTCAGGAAATGCAGGCGAAGGCTATTGTGGACCTACGTTtggtcggaggccgaaggttgatCTGCGACTTCGCCCACCCgtgcaggcgaaggctctggcgtgCCTTCAGCCGGAGGCCGGAGGTCGACCCATGGCACCGGAGAGTAGGAACGAAGGTCATGGTGAACCTTCGGTTGGAGGCCGGAGAGAGACCCGCGGCGTAGTCATGAGACTGGCCGAAGgcaccaaatggatgtcaaagcCCACATAGCCGCTTAGGGTACAAttgtaattatgcaaatgtacttgattgtaccataattcccccgaatatgccgagaatgtggcagttgagggggtgaaactgtaaatcctagtgtggagtggttgagtatgggctataaatagggccatactgtaccTGAGATGACAGAGGAATTAGGATTATTCACCctctaaacacgtgtcacacccgGGAGCCTTCGGCTTTCCCTCAGAGCGAAACCTTTCCTTGTTCGGGACCTCAATTCCAACAGtgcctttcgcaattttgttttcagtttttgcgttgttaagtttgagtccatcgtcagtGTATTGTTGCttgtcgagtcatcgtgttctagtttctagcgtcgagtctttgctaatttagtcgtcgaggtactcggcttgcctagtctgctatagccgagtttgtgccccactcggggtcccgaccagtcactctgaccacccctcgagtcccgaccactcactcctGACCATTCACTCCTACCACCCagcagtcactccgaccacccactccaACCACCTACTCgaggtccgaccagtcactccaaccaccccTTAGGTCCGAACCACttactctgaccacccactcggggtcccaactagtcactccgaccacccaccaatcacttcgaccacctactcggggtccgaccagtcactccgactaaccactcggggtccgaccagtcactctgaccatcCACTGATTGTCTGATCAGTCATtccacccaccttctcggatctgaCCACTTAGTCGAAGTCATCCACCTTCTCGAATCCGACCACCATAACCGAAATAGAGGTAGctaaagttcagagagagagagagagagagagagagagagagagagagagagagtgactGGTCTCCGACCACCATAGCTGAAACAGAGGTACCCatagtttagagagagagagagagagagacagagtgTGTGACTGGTCTTCTCGAATCTGACCAccattacctttatacccctgctctccaaaaaaagtttgtgacccacatacctcactagtcttagaaaaggcagtagaagagtttttgagcttgtgtcacattcgcaaaaaaaagagaaaaaaagaaaaaaaatcaagcaagaagaaaagagtgccaaaaaaaagcaaagagtgcaaaaaaaaaagaaagaaagaagatagagagaattcaaaaacaaaaaatcagtttgcattgcgaattttgttgcattgtgctggtgtctgttttagttttttgcttgcttgagctagttctaggaacgtgttcgggctagcaactgtgatgagtactgtggacttttattcagcttgctaatctgatttcaattattgctattccttgctactaaatatttcctgtccaagctacaccttctctcgatcagaacggtttctccttttgcaactacctcacttgcatacgataaggtatcacgaaccagccactgGTTGTGCTAACTGttgtgtatggtaagaacacttgcaagagtgtgttaagatgcttgagagtgtgtgactccaactccaccacctagtagtcgataaggtataatatattttgttatcttctgtctactactaaccatggcaggtgaaacatcAGATGTGAAAGAGTGtattttgagagaagaactcacaatgttgttggatgatgatattgacaagaagcttgcgggaaccaataccacattgcaacgactcaatgaaagcattgcgatactcaatacacgctttgatcaatTGGTTAATCTACCACCAAACAATGGTCGACTGGATCCTCATGTTgtagctcatgaacaagaggagtctgtCACGGAGGAAGAAaatttgaggcaagaacgtgaTGCCTTTGATGCGCGACAACgtaatcgattgaacttcaaccgtcaaggtatgagaggtaatgattttcagcaacataacccaaatgttaatgatgatccatttgctaaggttaattttactataccatcttttgcgggtgcttatgatgctaaaaagtatttagattgggagatgacggtcgaacagaagtttaatgctcatttgtaggcaagctactagtgaatttaaagattttgcaatcatctggtgaaggtaatgcaaatagctagggtgcatttttctattggttcataccatgattgtgctgatttcgatgtagttcccgtgcaagcatgctctcttttgctaggatgaccatgtgagtttgatactgatgcaacacatcatggtagaagtaataagtacactcttatgcattaaggaaagaaaataacttttctatctttaacccctgctgaaattgtcaAATATGAACAagcgatagctgaaaataagagaaaagagcttgagaatgaatctgaaaatcagcaagtagcagaaaaagtttttccatccaaaaaggagaaagcaagaacAACTTATAAGTTTGATGGAATTAAACTGAAAGGGtctgttatgcttgccactaaatctgaccttgctgaaatttgtgatactgagctaccatgctatgctttgatatgcaaagatgctttagtttcacttgaggatatatctacctctttgcctcctgctattgTTAACCTGTTGTAGGattttgtggatgtatttccagctgaggtacccccgggattacTACCTATTcgtgggattgagcatcaaatcgatttgattccgggagcaactttgccaaaccgtgctgtatataggaccaatccggaagagactaaggaaattcagtgacaagttcaagaccttttggaccacgggtatgtacgagaaagtcttagcccgtGTGCTATTcccattcttttggttcctaagaaagatggtagttggtaTATGTGTGTTGAGTATAGatccatcaataatattactatcagatatcgtcaccctatccctaggttcgatgacatgcttgatgaattgagtggttctataattttcactaaaattgacttatgAAGCGGATACCactagattagaatgaaacatggagatgaatggaatgctgcttttaaaactaagtttggtttgtatgaatggttagtaatgccttttaggttaactaatgcacctagtactttcatgcgatagatgaacgaagttttacgtatTTTCAttagaagatttgtggtggtttattttgatgatatcttgatttacaacaagtcataaGAACAACACTTCGATCATttatgtgctgtttttaatgctttgagagatgcacatttgttcggtaacctcgaaaagtgcaccttttgcacggatcgagtttcttttcttgactatgttgttactccacatggAATAGagatggatgaagcaaaaatcgaagccataaagagctggccaacccctgagactgttactcaagtaagaagctttcatagtcttgcgggtttctatcgataatttgtgcaggatttcagcatcattgctgttccattaaatgagttgacaaagaaaggagtaattttcaaatgaggacctgcacaagaaaaaacattgaagttgttgaaagagaaacttaaccatgctccattgctccaactccctgattttggtaagacctttgaactagaatatgatgctagtgggattggaattggaggtgtgctaattcaagaaggtaaacctgttgcttattttagcaagaaattaagtgggccaagtctgaattattccacttatgataaagaattatatgctttagtccGTGTTCTTGAaatttggcaacattatctttggcccaaagaatttgttatacattctgatcataaatcgctgaaacatattagaagtcaagctaaactaaataaacgacatgctaaatggatagaatttattgagtcatttccatatgtta
The nucleotide sequence above comes from Phragmites australis chromosome 4, lpPhrAust1.1, whole genome shotgun sequence. Encoded proteins:
- the LOC133915940 gene encoding PI-PLC X domain-containing protein At5g67130-like gives rise to the protein MGGTFTAAPALVAPLFVLLGLLGAAIANVGDSCSTGADCGAGQWCFNCEPELSGSHCVRSAATNTFQFINNSLPFNKYAYLTTHNSYAIVGEPSHTGIPRITFDNQEDTVTDQLNNGVRALMLDTYDFKGDVWLCHSSGGKCNDFTAFELALDTFKEIEAFLSANPSEIVTIILEDYVHTPNGLTNVFNASGLLKYWFPVSKMPQNGQDWPLISDMVASNQRLLVFTSISSKQRTEGIAYQWNFMVENNYGDDGMDAGKCSNRAESAPLNDKTKSLVLTNYFPSVPVKLTACLQHSQSLIDMVNTCYGAAGNRWANFLAIDYYKRSDGGGVFQAMDLLNGRLLCGCQDVKACSQGSGAVCSS